The genomic interval GATCCTCGATGGCTTGGTCGTAGGAGAGCGACCTCCTTGCGCGTCGCTCGAAGGTCGAAGATACGGCCCCCTCAGGGTGACCGAAAATCGAAGATGTGGCTTCAAAGGTCGCGGTAGTTCCCGGCCAGGTTTGCGCCAGTGTTGACGGCGGTGTTATCATGTCTTCGTTCGGGGTTGACAACCGCATAACATGCCGGCCGGGTTCGCAAGATTAAAAGGGAAGTCGGTGAGAATCCGACACGGTAGCGCCGCTGTGACCGGGGAGCGAAGCCCCAACGATCCCACTGGCGAAAGCCGGGAAGGGGGGGCGGAGCGATGATCCGGAAGTCAGAAGACCTGCCCGGCATGGGTCAGTGAGCTCTCCGCCTTAGAGAGATTCTGACGGAAGTGTCATCTCCTCTCTCGAAGCGAGAGAGGAGATTTTTTATCTTTCGGGGGCTGAGAGCATCAGCCGGTCGATGTCGCTGGGGATGGGCGGGGCAAACTGGGATTATCCATCGAGGTCACTGGGTTCCCGGTGGCAGAAATCACGTCCTCGAGAGAGTAGAAGCCCACGGGCACAAGTCGGGCAGGGAGGACCGAGCGCCCAGGGCGTGCCCTCCACGGCTCCGCCAACTTAACCCCCACTTCGGTATCGGGCCGGACGGGACGGGAGTGGCGCAAGAGAGGGAGTGGCACGGAAGGGGCGGGTCATCGCGGAAGTAGGAAAGCGCATGATCGCGAGGTAGAGGCAGGAGGAGTCGAGGAGGAAGAAGAGAATGGGCTCAGCTGCCTATTCGACAGCAGGGGAGTGATTCATATGGAGGAGGCGGAAATGAAAGGTTGGCTGCGGAAAGACGAATTCCCCACCGAGAGCTCGGAAGCACGTTTCCGGGCGGGGAGGAAAGGTCACGGGGTGAGGAGGAGGCGGATTCCAACCGTCCTCCACACGTCGTTTATCCTGACCCTTTTCATCCTTTCCTTCCTTATCCCCGTGGCGGTCGGGCTGCGGACGGAAAGGGCTTTCGCCCAGCCGGGCGAGCTCATCTTCGAGAGTGCGGATTACGACATCAAGGACGGCACCGCCCCCACGGTGGTGAACGGGAAGGCCTACCTCTTCGCCGGCGAGGATCCCTGGACACTTCCCGGAACCAACAGCAAGGTGGTGGCCCTGGACGCCTCCGACGGTGACCTTGTCTGGGAGACGGAGCTGGAGTGGGCGGGGGGCATGGGGTCCAAGGCCCGACCCCTGGCGGACTCGGGATGGCTCTACATCGGTTGTGGAAAGTCGGTTTACTGTTTGATGGCGGACAATGGGGCCAAGGTCTGGGCTAGGGACATCACCCCAGAGGGAGCGGGCTCGGTCAACTCCGTGATCATCACCGACCCGGTGATGTACACCAATGCCTCCGGCAAAAAGGTGGTGGTGGTCGGAGATTACGTCTACGGGGCCTACGTGGGCCTGGACGCGGCCGACGGCACCATACTCTGGCGGTATGCCCTGGACGACAACACCTCGGCCATCGGAGCGCCCGGGGTGGACGACGCGAACGACCGCCTCTACGTGCCCCAGCACACTTCCTTCGGGTTCCCGGTTAACGGTAAGGTGCACTGCCTGGACGTGTCCGGCGCTTCCCCGGTCAAGAAATGGGAATACAAGACTTCCTACGACGTGGCCGGCGGTATCGCCGTCCACCAGAGAAAGCTCTTCTTCAGTGACTTCGCCTACGGCGGGCTGAGGAGCAAGTTCTATTGTCTGGAGGATCAGGGCGATTCCGCCTCCCTCCTCTGGAGCGCCGAGGTCTGGGGTTCCTCCGGTACGCCCCTGGTGGAGGAGAACAGCGAAACCGTTTACTTCTGCGGCAACGACTACTCCGTGGGCGGGAACCACTTCTACGCCTATGACATGACTACCGGCAACCTGCTCTGGGACAACCCCAACTGGGGGGCCTACAACGGCAATTGCTCGCTATCCCCGAGCACCGGATACCTGTACGCCGGGAGCTTCGACACCACGGCCTGGGCGCACAATAAGGGTCTGGCGGCCATGGATCCCTTGACCGGGAGCGAGCTCTGGTACGTGACCAGCAAGGGCGGCGGGGACCCCGTGGTGGTGGATGGCGTGGTCTACAGCACCGCCGACGGAAGGCTTTACGCCTACCGTGAGTATGTCCCCTCAACCTTCGACTGGTACTTCGCCGAGGGTTACACCGGGGATGGCTTCGACGAATTCCTGTGCCTGGCCAACCCCGGCGCGACGCCGGAGGATGATGCTCGAGTGGAGGTGACCTATATCTTCAACGGGGGCCGGCCTCCGGAGACGAAGAATCTCCAGGTGCCCGGCGGTACCCGGAGCACCGTCTACGTCAACGCGGCAGTGGGAGGGGGCGAGGAGGTCTCCGTAAAGGTGGTCTCCGACAAGCCGCTGGTGGCCGAACGCCCGGTGTACTTCAACTACCAAGGTACGGCCAATCGCAACTGGACGGGCGGCCACTGCGTGGTGGGCGCCGACGCCCCCTCCAAAGAGTGGTACTTCGCCGAGGGCTACACCGGCGACGGCTTCGAGGAGTACCTCACCCTGGCCAATCCCAGTAACCAGCTGGCAACCGTTCAGGTGACCTACCTTTACAACGGGGAGGACCCGGTGATCAAGCCCTACACGGTGGGTGCCAACTCCCGCCGCACCCTCAATGTCAACCAGGAGGCGGGAGCGGGCAAGGAGCTGGGCATCAAGGTGAATAGCGACCAGCCCATCCTGGCCGAACGCCCGGTGTACTTCAACTACCAAGGTACGGCCAATCGCAACTGGACGGGCGGCCACTGCGTGGTGGGCGCCGACGCCCCCTCCAAAGAGTGGTACTTCGCCGAGGGCTACACCGGCGACGGCTTCGAGGAGTACCTCACCCTGGCCAATCCCAGTAACCAGCCGGCAACCGTTCAGGTGACCTACCTTTACAACGGGGAGGACCCGGTGATCAAGCCCTACGCGGTGGGTGCCAACTCCCGCCGCACCCTCAATGTCAACCAGGAGGCGGGAGCGGGCAAGGAGCTGGGCATCAAGGTGAATAGCGACCGGCCCATCCTGGCCGAACGCCCGGTGTACTTCAACTACGGTGGCAAGTGGACCGGTGGCTCCTGCGTGGCGGGAGCGAAGATGGCCGCGAACTTCTGGTGCCTGGCGGAGGGCTATACCGACCTCAACTTCGACGAGTACATATGCATATCCAACCCGGGGAAGGAGGACGCCTGGGTGGCTGGCGTGCCACTATTCGGAGGCGGTGAACCCTTCAACCTGGTGGTGGAGGCGGGCAGAAGGCAAACCGTGATCCTGCACAGCGACGAAAGCGTGGAACGCGCCTATGCCCTCTATTCCGACCGGGGGGTGGTGGTAGAGCGGTCTACTTACTTCAACTACCAGGGATTCGCGGCCAGCAACTGGGATGGCGGACACTGCACCCTGGGGGCTGCCATGCGGGATATATATTGAGCGGGTTGACCGGCGAATCGGGAGCTCGCGCAATTGTTGTCAATAATTGGAAACCCATGACCACCCCCGCCCGGCTGGTTCCGGGGCGGTCATCGCCCGCGGAATCGTGGCGGCCCCAAAAGGCCGGGAAAGGAGGGTGAGGCGAAATCCCGGGTCGGATACCTGAAGGCGCGGGAAGAAGGTGGTAAGGGTTACCATCGAGGGCTCCTTGCGGTCGACCACCTGGAGGGCAGGGGACGAAGATCCCCTGCCCGAGCCCTTGCCATGGAAAGGGGCGTCCGGTGGAGGGGTGGAGGCACGTTTGACCAGGAGGAGCCGGTGATGCCCGGACGGCCGGGCTCCCCATTCCCGGGAAGATTGTCCGAAGGGGGAACGAAGACAGGTCGACCCTCCCAGTGGTAAGGAGCGAGGCGGAACGGTGAGCAGGGCAGGTGGAGAGGTAAAAGGGAGGCCGGGGTGGTTCGAGGCCCTGGCGCTCGCCCTTGCCGCGATGGTGGCCTTCTTCCTGGTCCGGGGCTGCTCCTTCATGCCCTGGAACCGTTCCGGCCGGGAAGTGGAGGTGAGGGTCACCGTCACCCGCGATTTCGGGACCGTAGCCCTCAAGGATGAAAATATTCGACTGGAAGAAGGTGGCAGCGCCATGGATGCCCTACGGGAGGTGGCGGAGGTGGAGACGGCTTACAGCGGTGGCTTCATCCAGGGCATTGACGGCCTGCGCTCCCGCTACGATTCCCTCCTTGGTGGAGGAGAGAAAGTGGACTGGTTCTTCTACGTCAACGGGCACATGGCGGACATGGGAGCCGATTCCTACGAGGTAAGGGACGGCGACTGGCTGGTCTTCGACTATCACACCTGGGATTACTCCACGTTCACTCCCTTCCTGGCCGGATGCTTCCTCCAGGCCTTTCGCAACGGGTACGGGGGCCGGGTCCCGGAGAGCATAGTGATCCTCAACCCGCCGGGCGACGAGGAGCAGGCAGAGGAAGTGGCGGCCATACTGGAGGAGCAGGGGCTGACCTGCGAGAACCGCCTCCTGGGTGAGCACTGGGTTCCCCGTGAGGACGAGTACGCGGTGGTGGTGGGCACGTGGAAGGAACTGGAAAACAATCCCTACCTCCGCGAGGCCCAGTCCAATGCCTCCCGCCTGGGTCTTTACGCCTATTTCGAGGGGGGCGAACTGAAGCTCGCCGGCCCGGGAGGAGAGGTGGCCGAGGTCCTCTCCGGGAGCGCCGGCCTGCTCGAGGGCACGGGTCCCCGCCTGGGCGACGGGCGTTCCGCGCTCCTGGTATCCGGGTTGGACGAGGAAGGCCTCCAAGCGGCTGTGGAGGCGCTAAGGGTACTGGCGGCGGAGGGCGGCAGGCCGGTGACCGCCCTGGCGGCGCTGCCGGGCCGGGAACCGCTGGCCGTGCCGGGGGAGGTGAGGTGAAGTTGGTCCCGGTGTACCGACCCCGGGAGACCTTGATACACGGCCTGCATCCCCTGGCCGCCCTGGCGCTGTACGCCTCCCTGGTGGCCGTGGTGCTGGTGCTCCAGAACCCACTGTACCTGGCAGTAGTCGGGTTGGGCGTCCTGTCGCTGGTTCTCCTGGCGGAGGTAAAGGAGGAATGCCGACCTTTCCTCCGCCTGGGGATGTTCATGGCCCTGCTGGTGACCCTGCTCAACCCCCTGGTGAACCGCCAGGGCGGGCACATCCTGGTCTACGGGCCCGGACTGCCCGTCCTGGGAAGGCTGGACATCACCCTGGAGGCGCTGGCCTACGGGATGGTCTCCGGTTTTCGGCTGTTCCTGGTCATCGCCGTCTTCGGGCTGGCCGGCACCACCGTGAACCCGGACGACCTCCTGGATATCCTTTCCAGTTTGTCCCTGCGCTCCTCCCTCTCCGCTGCCCTGGCCGTGCGGCTCTATCCCAGCCTAGTGGTGGAGGCCGGGGAAATGCTGGAGGTACAGCTGGCCAGGGGGGAGAGGCTGCGGGGCGGCAGCCGCAGAGAGAGGATAAAAGCCCGTTTCCCCTTCTGGATGTCCCTGTTCCGGGGTTCCCTGGACCGCGCCGCCGCCATTGCCGAAGCCATGAGCGCGCGGGGTTTCGGGAGCGGGAAGGTTACCCGGCGTCGCCGCCCCTTCCGGGGAAGGGATTACCTCGTGGTCCCGCTGTCCCTGGGAACACTTGCCGCGGCTGTCCTCTCCTCCATGGGTGGGGGTTACCGGTACTTCCCGACCCTGGATAATCCGCTGGCCGGGCTGGAGATCCGGACGGCTGCGGTGCTGGCCGGGTTTTTTTCGGCCCTGGTAATTATTGGAAGGTGCTGGAAAAGATGGCCCTGGTGGAGATCTCGAATCTGACTTACTGGTATCCCCGGGGGGAGAAACCCGCCCTCCGGGAATTGAGCCTCAGGGTGGAGAAGGGGGAGTTCGTCCTCCTCACCGGTCCCACCGGCTGCGGGAAGACCACCCTCATGCGCCTTCTCAACGGGCTGGTTCCCCACTTCCACGGTGGTGTTCTGCAGGGGAGGGCCCTGGTATGCGGGATGGACGTGATATCCGCCGGGCCCCGTCCCCTCTCCGCCCGGGTGGGGATGGTCTTCCAGGACCCCGAGGACCAGCTGGTGAGCACCACGGTGGAGAAGGAGGTGGCCTTCGGCCTGGAGAACGCCGGCCTGCCCGCCCCGGTGATCTCCAAGCGGGTGGAGGAGATGCTCGCGGGCATGGGACTCTCCCGCCTGCGGCGCTCCTTCCTGCCCGAGCTCTCCGGGGGGGAAGCCCAGAAGGTCATCCTGGCTTCCATCCTGGCCCTGCATCCCGAGATACTGGTGCTGGACGAGCCCACCTCCCAGCTGGACCCCCTGAGCGCGGAGGAGCTGCTCACCGTGGTGCGACGCATCCACGAGGAGACGGGGACCACGGTCATCATGTCCGAGCACCGGCTGGAACGGTGTTTCCACTACGCCACCCGCGTGATCCACCTGGAGGAAGGGAGCATTCGTTTCGACGGCACTCCCTCCCAGGCGGCACGCTGGTGGGGGTTGCGCGAAGGAGCTTTCCTTCCCCCAGTCTCTAGGGTCTTCGCCCGGGCGGGGTGGAAGGAGATACCCCTGACCGTGAACCAGGCGCGGCGGCTGCTTTTCGGTCTCGTGGAGCCGGGTACCGGGGAAAGGCATGGCCGCGGCCAGGAGAGGGGAGAGAGCCCCGCCGCGTTAGAGGCGTTGGCGGAAACCAGGGACCTCTGGTATGTCTTTCCAGCGGGCGCAGAGGCCCTGCGGGGCGTGGACCTGCGCCTGGAGGCCAGAAGGCACCTGGTTATCATGGGAGAGAACGGGGCCGGCAAGAGCACCTTGCTGCGCTGCCTCCTGGGTCTCCTTCCTCCCACCCGCGGAAGGGTCTCGCTGCTGGGGGAGAGGCCGAGCCGGGGGAGGCTGCCTGACCTGGCCTCCCGGCTGGCTTACTGTCCACAGAATCCGAACACCTATTTCCTCTCTCCCACCGTGCGCCTGGAGATGCTGCGCACCCTGAAGCTCCGCGGATACAGAGGCGGGGATGCGGAGAAACTGGTGGAGGAACAGCTGCGCCGCTTCGGGCTGGAAGGAACGGCGGAGAGGGACCCCCGGGACCTGAGCAGCGGGCAGAAGGAGAAGCTGGTCTTGGCCTCCGCGCTGTTGCCGCCCGTGCCGGAGCTCCTGGTCCTGGACGAGCCCACGCGGGGACTGGATTACGGGAGCAAAAGGGAAATATTGGAAATTATTCGTGACTGCGGCGACGGCGGGAGCACGGTGGCGGTGGTCACCCACGACGTGGAGTTCGCCGCCGCCTTGGCGGAGGAGGCGGCCATCCTGGGAGACGGGAAGGTGATTGTGAAGGGCCCCGCCGGGGATATACTGAGCGATTCCCTCTTTTTCGCGCCCCAGGTGAACCGGCTGCTCAACGACCTCTACCCGGGCCTGATACGCGAGGAGGAGGCGGTGGCCGTCCTGAGGGCTCTGCGGGAAAGGCCGGCCGCAGGGAAAAAGCGGGAAGGCAGGGAGGCGGGAGCGTGAAGGGTTTTTCGTTGGAAGGGCGGCGGGATGACGGCCATCCACGCCGTTTGCGGGAGGGGGAGACACCGCCTGCGGCGGAAGGGAGACGACGGTGATGCTTACAAGGAAGGGTCTGGACCGGAACGGCACCGAGGGGAGCTTGCCGGAAAATCGGTGGCTCACGGGACGGCGGGGCTTGCGGATGTTACGCTGGATCCTCCTGGCCTCCATCCCGGCATCGGTCTTCCTGGGCATAGAAGGAGTGGCGCCCTTTTCCCGCTGGTCCCTGAACTCCCTCCTCCTGGCCCTCCTCCTCCTGGCCCTGCTCTTCCTGCGCTTCGAGGAGGGGGATTACGGGGCCCGCGAGGTGGCGGCGGTGGGAGCCCTGGCCGCGGTGGGCGCGGCGGGAAGAGTTTTCTTCGCCGCCCTGCCGGGGGTGCAGCCGGCCACCTTCCTGGCCGTCCTGGCCGGTTATGCCCTGGGGGCCGAACCCGGTTTCCTGGTGGGAGCCCTGGTTGCCCTCCTGAGCAACATATTCCTGGGCCACGGTCCCTGGACCCCCTGGCAGATGCTCGCCTGGGGCCTGGCTGGGGCCAGCGGCGGCCTCCTGGCCGCCTTTCACCGGGAGAAACGCTTGCTCGCCGCGGCCGCCGTCCTGGTCACCGCCTGGGGATTCCTCTTCGGGTGGTTCATGAACCTGTGGTTCTGGCTCTCCTTCGTCTATCCCCTGAACTGGGCTTCTTACGTCGCCACCTGCGCTACCAGTTTCTGGTTTGACCTTTTCCATGCCGCGGGGAACCTGGCCTTCGTCCTGGCGTTGTGGAGGCCGATGGCCGACATGCTGCGGCGTTACCGGGAGCGCTTCGGTTTCCGGTACCTGGGCAATGGCCCGGACGGGATCTCCCTTCCGGGCAATCCCCGGGAGAGGTTGAGCGGTCCATAACCCCCGGGATTCCGATAAATGGAAAATACTAATAGGAAAGCCGAGAAGAGCGGGATGACGGCCGGTAGGGTTACGAGGAAAAAGAAGCGGGGGAAGACCGCGAAAAAGGAACGCCTTCTTCCGGCGGGGGAAGATGGCCCGATAAACGGGAGGCGGGCAGGTTGCCGAAGTCGACCGTTTGCCGGATCTATCCCCGTGAAAAGCGACTGCAGGTGGAGAAGGTGAAGGATCGCCGGGTACAATGGCGGTTATGCGGAGGTGGTTCTCTTGAGGCATAAGGTGCTGGCCCTGGCTTTCGTGGGAGCCTTGCTTCTGTCTGCGCTGGCGGCCGTGAGCCCCGCGAGAGCAGGGATTGGCGAGGCCTTGGCCTACATCCGGGCCCGGCAGACCCCGGATGGGGGTTTCTGCGAGCCGGGCCGAGGGGCGATGGGGCAGGACGTGACCACCGCCTGGTGCATTATGGCCCTCTCTGCTGCGGGCGTTGATCCTTCCTCGGTCAGGTCGCAAGGGCGCTCCCCCCTGGATTTCCTGGCTACCCAGTCCGCCAACTGGAGGAGCGTGACCGACTACGAGAGGACCTTGCTCGCCGTGGTGGCGGGAGGAGGGAACCCTTACGACTTCGGGGGAGTGGACCTGGTAGCCAGGGTGAGATCCTTCCAGAGGTCGGGAGGGAACATCGGCGACGCGGTCAACTCCAACGCCTTCGGTATCCTGGCCTACCGGGCGGCGGGGATCGAGATCCCTCCCGGGGCAGTGCAGTGGCACAAGGCGGTGCAGAACCGTGACGGGGGATGGGGAAACAGCCCGGGGGCGGCCAGCAACCCGGACATGACCGCCGCCTCCATCATGGCCTTGCGCACCGCGGGCGTGGACCCGGGTGACCCCTCCATCGTCTCCGCCCTCTCCTACCTCAGGTCCATACAGAACTCGGACGGGGGATTCGCTTTCCAGTCCTCTTCCTCCGACGCGGCGGCCACCGCCTGGTGTGTGCAGGCTCTGGTGGCAGCGGGACAGGATCCGGCGGGCCCGGCGTGGTCGAAGGACGGGAACACCCCCTGGAGCTTCCTCCTTTCCATGCAGGCTCCTGACGGGCATTTCATATGGATGCGGGGGCGGGACGTCAACCCCCTCTGGACCACCGCCTATGCGGTGTGCGCCTTAGCCCGGAAACCCTACCCGGTGGCCGTATTCCGGGTGGAAGGGAGTTCTTCCGTGGGAGGGGTGACGGCGCCCTCGCAGGCGGCGGGAGGAGAGCCTGCCGGCGTGGAATCCACGGCCGCACCTGGCGAAGAGGAAGCCGCGGCCGGCGAGAAAGAGGGTGAGGCCGCGCTGGAGGAGGCCCCGGGAGAGGACACCGCGGCGCCCGAGTCGGAGGCGGCGGAATTCCGCGTGGAGGGAGAGAAGAAGAGCGGCGGGGTACACTCGGCGGCCTGGGCGGTTCCCCTGGCTGTTCTCGTCCTCGGCGGCGCCTTTGGTTCCTGGTATTTCCTGGCAAGGAGGCGTGCGGGAAAGGTGAACCAGGGTTAAGGAGATTCGGGGATACGGTCATTCCTCGATGACCACCCGTATGTCCCCTTCCTTTTCCGTGACGCTGAAGACGGTGGTTCCCTCCTCGTGTCTGAAGAGCAGTCCGAGGCGGGAGTCGCCGACCCTCATGCCGCTTATCCTCACCGATTCCAGCCAGGGGGGGAGGCAGGGCTTGTTGATGTACAGGACCCCGCGGGGGGCGTCCGGGGTGATGCCCAGGAGGGATTGGAGGATGAGGAAGACGCTGCCCGAGGACCAGGCCTGGGGGCTGCAGGCCACGGGATAGGGTACCGGCTCGTCGTAAAGGGTGCGCCGGAAGCCGCAGAACAGCTCGGGGAGGCGCAGGTTTTCCATGCGCAGGCAGGCCGTCGAAAGGCCCTCCACCAGCCTCAGGCAGGCCTCGTCGGCGCCGTAGCGTTTCATGCCCCGCAGGATGAGGGCGTTGTCATGGGGCCAGATGCTCCCGTTGTGGTAGCTCATGGGGTTGTAATAATGGGCTTTCTCGCTCAGGGTGCGGATGCCCCAGCCGGAGAACATGTCGCTCTCCATGAGTCGCCGGATGACCCGGCGGGCGCGCTCCGGAGAGGGTAATCCGGTAAAGAGTAGCTGACCTCCGTTGGAGGAGACCACCCGCACCGGGTTCTTCTCCCCGTCCAGGGCCAGGACGTAGAAACCCAGATCCTCGTCCCAGAAAAGCTCTTCCACCTTGCGCCGGACGTCCTCCGCCTCGGCCAGCAGGCGTTCGCCGCGTTCCTTGTCCCCCAGGTCCCGGTAAAGCTCCCCCAGGCGGCGCTTGGCGTAGTACACGTAGCCCTGGGTCTCCACGGTGGCCACGGGCATGCAGGGCAGGCGGCCGCCCGGCAGGAGGATGGAGTCTCCCGAATCCTTCCAGTACTGGTTGGCCAGCCCCAGGGGGCTGCGCCGGCTGTATTCCACCAGGCCGTCGCCGTCCTGGTCCCCGTACTCGTCTATCCAGCGCAGGGCCTGGTTCACGTTCTCCTCCAGGCTGCGGAAGGTATCCAGGTCCGCCGTCCACTTGAGGTACTCGCTCATGAGGATGAGGAAGAGAGGCGTGGCGTCCACGGTTCCGTAATAAGGGGTGTGGGGGATTTCGTTCATGCGCGCCATCTCGCCCCGGCGGATCTCGTGGAGTATCTTTCCCGGTTCCTCGTCCCTCCAGTCGTCCACCTTGCTGCCCTGGAAGGAGGCCAGGAAGGCTAGGCTTTCCCGGGCCAGCTCCGGCTTGAGCATGAGGGTCATGTAGCAGGCGATGAGGGCGTCCCTTCCGAAGGGTGTGGAGTACCACGGCACCCCGCCCACCAGTATCTCCCCGTAGGGAGTACGGGTGTGCAGGGCCCTGAGGTCGCGCAGGCTGCGCTGGATGACCAGGTTGAAGACGTTGTTGTCGGTGTGGATGCGCGTGGTGGGTTCCATCCACTCCTCGTAGGAGCGGCGCAGCTCGCGGCGGGCCTCCAGGTACCTGGCGGGCCTCTTTTCCTCGTCTCCCTCGAGGGGGATGACGTGCAGGTCGATGTAGTCCACCTCGTCGGTGGTGAGGAGGAAGGGAAAGACGGCCTCCACGCCCGCCCTGCCCCCCCGTATCTCCTCCGGCGGACGGGAGAAGATGATGCGGGTATAGCGCCGCAGTCCGTCGGTGCCAGTGTAGGAAAGGAGGACCTCGCTCTCCTTGACCCCCGGCCGGTGCACCCTCCCGCGCCTGGGGCGGCGCATGCCGCGCACCTCGAAGATGTCCGCGAAGTCCGAGGCCAGGCTGATGCTCAGCCGCACGTGTACGGGCGCGGAATGATAGTTGCGGATGTATATCCTTTCCACAAGACCGTCTTTTATAAGGCGGCTGCGCCTTATGCTGATGACGTCCTGGGGGATGACGGTCCGGCCCTCCTCCAGGATGTCCGGGTTGGAGAGGTGGATATTGGCCATGTAGCCCCTCTCCAGGGAGGAGGAGAGGAAGAGGGGTTGGACGCCTTCCAGGCGGGTCTCCAGGGTGGAAAGGAAGCGGGTGTCGCGGTAGTAGAGTCCCAGGCCGGCCCGGTTGCCGTGGGTCATGTCCCCGTTCTCGTAGGTGTAGAGGAAGTATTCACCCTCCTTGATGATCAGGGACTGGCGGGGCACCTCGCTCACGATGAAGGGCAGGCCCCCGCCGCCCTCCAGGCACAGTGCTTCGCTTCTCAGCTTGGGCTTCGCCTTGGTCTCTTCCATGGCGTCCCTTCCACCCTTGTCGATGAATTGCGTCCGCTCCCACTCCGTACTGGCCCGCATCGAAGGAAGCGGAATATATATTTATATACCCGGAATTCCGGCGCGTAACCAGGGTTTACCCCGGCGCCCCCGTTGCGATATAGACCACGGTGGCGATCTCAAGCATATACCCGGAATCCCGGCGCGTAACCAGTATTTTAAGCTCACCATGGCTTCCGCTTCGGTTGAGGCATGAGGGGGCGATTTCAAACTCACCCCGCTTCTGCTTTGCTTGAGCGACGGGAAGCGGGAACCAGCCCGGGTCGTTTCGCGTCTTGGTTTATGGTGGCGCCTTAAGGGAAAAAATATTATGTTAGGCATCGCGAAGGGCTTAAAACCCTGAAACCATAACCCCCTTGAGGGGGTTTATCCTATAGGCGCGGTGGAGGAGGTTGGATCACATGCGTATCGCGGTCATCGCTCCGGTGTGGATACCGGTCCCGCCCGTGGGCTACGGGGGGATCGAGAGGGTGTTGAAACTCCTGGTGGACGAGTTGGTAAAACGTGGCGAGGAGGTGACCCTCTTCGCTGCCGGTCCCTGCCACACCCTGGCCCGCCAGGTGATCAGCCTGGAAGAGGCTCCCACCTCCCACATGGGGGAGACCCTTTTCGACGCTTACCACGTGGGGCAGGCCTATAGGGTCATCGCCTCCGGACCCTATGACCTGGTGCACGATCACTCCGGGTTCCTAGGCCCGGCCTTCGCGGGGCTCATCCCCCAGCCTGTGGTGCACACTCTACACGGCCCCTTTATCGCCGATACGCGACTGTTCTACCGGGCCTTCAAGGACGACTGCTACTACGTGGCCATAAGCAGGAGACAACAGGAGTGCTGCCCGGATCTGAACTACCTGGGGGTGGTC from Actinomycetota bacterium carries:
- a CDS encoding prenyltransferase/squalene oxidase repeat-containing protein — encoded protein: MRHKVLALAFVGALLLSALAAVSPARAGIGEALAYIRARQTPDGGFCEPGRGAMGQDVTTAWCIMALSAAGVDPSSVRSQGRSPLDFLATQSANWRSVTDYERTLLAVVAGGGNPYDFGGVDLVARVRSFQRSGGNIGDAVNSNAFGILAYRAAGIEIPPGAVQWHKAVQNRDGGWGNSPGAASNPDMTAASIMALRTAGVDPGDPSIVSALSYLRSIQNSDGGFAFQSSSSDAAATAWCVQALVAAGQDPAGPAWSKDGNTPWSFLLSMQAPDGHFIWMRGRDVNPLWTTAYAVCALARKPYPVAVFRVEGSSSVGGVTAPSQAAGGEPAGVESTAAPGEEEAAAGEKEGEAALEEAPGEDTAAPESEAAEFRVEGEKKSGGVHSAAWAVPLAVLVLGGAFGSWYFLARRRAGKVNQG
- a CDS encoding glycogen debranching N-terminal domain-containing protein; protein product: MEETKAKPKLRSEALCLEGGGGLPFIVSEVPRQSLIIKEGEYFLYTYENGDMTHGNRAGLGLYYRDTRFLSTLETRLEGVQPLFLSSSLERGYMANIHLSNPDILEEGRTVIPQDVISIRRSRLIKDGLVERIYIRNYHSAPVHVRLSISLASDFADIFEVRGMRRPRRGRVHRPGVKESEVLLSYTGTDGLRRYTRIIFSRPPEEIRGGRAGVEAVFPFLLTTDEVDYIDLHVIPLEGDEEKRPARYLEARRELRRSYEEWMEPTTRIHTDNNVFNLVIQRSLRDLRALHTRTPYGEILVGGVPWYSTPFGRDALIACYMTLMLKPELARESLAFLASFQGSKVDDWRDEEPGKILHEIRRGEMARMNEIPHTPYYGTVDATPLFLILMSEYLKWTADLDTFRSLEENVNQALRWIDEYGDQDGDGLVEYSRRSPLGLANQYWKDSGDSILLPGGRLPCMPVATVETQGYVYYAKRRLGELYRDLGDKERGERLLAEAEDVRRKVEELFWDEDLGFYVLALDGEKNPVRVVSSNGGQLLFTGLPSPERARRVIRRLMESDMFSGWGIRTLSEKAHYYNPMSYHNGSIWPHDNALILRGMKRYGADEACLRLVEGLSTACLRMENLRLPELFCGFRRTLYDEPVPYPVACSPQAWSSGSVFLILQSLLGITPDAPRGVLYINKPCLPPWLESVRISGMRVGDSRLGLLFRHEEGTTVFSVTEKEGDIRVVIEE